The window TGCAAAGCTTTCATTCGTAAATACAGTTGAAAGCTGAATTGCACGGTCTGGACGGAAATTAAAGAAAATTACTGCATCATTTGTATCGACTGTCGCAACAGGTGTACCTTCTTGTGTAATGACAAATGGTTGAACGAATTCATCATATACAGTTTGTTCGTATGATGTTTCTACACCTGCTAATGCAGAAGTAGCCGTTTGACCGATGCCATCTACTAACGCTTTATACGTTAGCTGTACGCGTTCCCAACGTTTGTCGCGATCCATAGCGAAATAACGTCCATGAACACTAGCAAATTTACCGATGCCAATTTCCTTCATTTGCTTTTCTGTTTCTATAATATAATCACGTGCAGTCGCAGGACCAACATCACGACCATCTAAGAAACCATGGACATATACTTCACTTAAGCCGTTTGCTTTTGCTAATTTTAACAAGGCAAACAAGTGCTCATAATGACTATGAACTCCGCCATCTGAAAGTAAGCCCATTAGATGAAGCTTGGAGCCATGTGCTTTTGCATGCTCGACAGCAGATAAAAACTGTTCGTTATGGAAAAAGTCTCCCTCACGAATGGATTTATTGATGCGCGTTAAGTTTTGGTAAACAATACGGCCAGCACCAATATTTAAGTGCCCTACTTCAGAGTTCCCCATTTGTCCGTCTGGTAGTCCTACTGATTCTCCGCTCGCTGTTAATGTCGCGTGCGGATAAACGTTCCAGAAACGATCGAAATTTGGTTTATTTGCTTGTGCTACGGCATTTCCCTTTACCTCTTCTCGAAAGGCAAAGCCATCTAAAATAATTAATGCAACGGGTTGCTTAGGCATTTGCTGCCGCCTCCAATAATTTCATATAAGAATCTGCTTGTAGGCTTGCACCGCCGACAAGTGCTCCATCAATATGCTCTTTTCCTAAAAGTTCTACGATATTTTCTGGCTTTACGCTGCCGCCATACTGAATACGAATCGCTTGCGCTGTTTCCATACCGTATAATGTTTCAACTACGGTACGAATTGCACCGCATACAGCATTCGCATCATCTGCTGTTGCCGTTTTGCCAGTTCCGATTGCCCAGATTGGCTCATAAGCAAGAACCATATGCTCCACTTCTGTTGGTGTAAAACCATCTAAAGCTTTCGTAATTTGGCTCGCTACTTTTTTCTCAGTGGCACCTGCTTCACGTTCTTCAAGTGTTTCTCCACAGCAAATTATTGGTACGATGCTATGATTTAATGCCGCGCGTACTTTTTTGTTTACGGCTTCATCTGTTTCATTGAACATTTCACGACGCTCTGAATGGCCTAAAATGCAGTAATCTACCTGAATATTAGCTAGCATGGC is drawn from Solibacillus sp. R5-41 and contains these coding sequences:
- the tpiA gene encoding triose-phosphate isomerase, coding for MRKPIVAGNWKMYKTFDEAVDFVEAIQQAIPSPDKVDAVICAPALYLPTLVVAAEDSSLAIGAQNMHFEDEGAFTGEISPAMLANIQVDYCILGHSERREMFNETDEAVNKKVRAALNHSIVPIICCGETLEEREAGATEKKVASQITKALDGFTPTEVEHMVLAYEPIWAIGTGKTATADDANAVCGAIRTVVETLYGMETAQAIRIQYGGSVKPENIVELLGKEHIDGALVGGASLQADSYMKLLEAAANA
- the gpmI gene encoding 2,3-bisphosphoglycerate-independent phosphoglycerate mutase, whose product is MPKQPVALIILDGFAFREEVKGNAVAQANKPNFDRFWNVYPHATLTASGESVGLPDGQMGNSEVGHLNIGAGRIVYQNLTRINKSIREGDFFHNEQFLSAVEHAKAHGSKLHLMGLLSDGGVHSHYEHLFALLKLAKANGLSEVYVHGFLDGRDVGPATARDYIIETEKQMKEIGIGKFASVHGRYFAMDRDKRWERVQLTYKALVDGIGQTATSALAGVETSYEQTVYDEFVQPFVITQEGTPVATVDTNDAVIFFNFRPDRAIQLSTVFTNESFASFELSNKQPSNVKFVSFTHYSDEVHAEVAFQSNNLDNTVGEVISKAGKTQLRIAETEKYPHVTFFMSGGREANFDGEERILINSPKVATYDLQPEMSAYEVTDALLQAIAADKFDAIILNFANPDMVGHSGMLEPTIKAIEVVDECLGKVVDAIIAKGGKAIITADHGNSDEVITLDDHPMTAHTTNPVPVIVTKPGVVLHQDGVLADLAPTMLQLLTIEQPVEMTGKSLILPTNQD